In Carettochelys insculpta isolate YL-2023 chromosome 25, ASM3395843v1, whole genome shotgun sequence, one DNA window encodes the following:
- the BTG4 gene encoding protein BTG4, with translation MRDEIAATVFFITRLVKKQDKLSKRKTEKFAAKLTTILFEKYKNHWYLDNPSRGQAFRCIRINKYQTRDPVLVKACSESHVDFDNLGLPKEITIWVDPFDVCCRYGEKNPPFTVVHFEGDEEDRDVSQRISSAVDKATSDYHSGTSSDEESFTKEARAIPTVSNPNSVYQFSDYCKLPIHPWSWYPRKKTYTANGFHQASAYYPQTKGFKCYWPTAGFAGPRMDRYHWVNTNR, from the exons atgagagatGAAATTGCGGCCACAGTCTTCTTCATCACAAGGTTGGTGAAGAAGCAAGACAAACTGAGCAAGCGCAAAACTGAGAAATTTGCAGCTAAGCTGACGACAATACTGTTTGAGAAGTACAAGAACCACTGGTACCTCGACAACCCATCTAGGGGACAAGCTTTCAG GTGTATAAGGATAAACAAATATCAGACAAGAGATCCTGTACTGGTAAAAGCTTGTTCTGAGAGCCATGTGGATTTTGATAACCTTGGCTTGCCAAAAGAGATAACCATATGGGTTGACCCATTCGATGTGTGCTGCAG GTATGGTGAGAAGAATCCACCTTTCACAGTTGTTCACTTTGAAGGTGATGAGGAGGACCGAGATGTGTCTCAACGCATCAGCTCTGCTGTTGACAAAGCAACTTCAGATTATCATTCTGGCACCTCCTCAGATGAGGAGAGCTTTACCAAGGAAGCTAGAGCTATCCCTACAGTCAGCAACCCAAACAGTGTCTACCAG TTCAGTGACTACTGCAAACTGCCCATCCACCCGTGGTCTTGGTATCCTCGCAAGAAGACCTACACAGCTAATGGATTTCATCAGGCAAGTGCTTACTATCCCCAGACCAAAGGCTTCAAATGCTACTGGCCAACAGCTGGGTTTGCTGGACCTCGTATGGATCGTTATCACTGGGTGAACACTAATAGATAG